The window tggataccgacgatcaaatcttgggcaagtaacataccgatgacaaagggaacaacatatgttgttatgcggtttgaccaataaagatcttcgtagaatatgtaggaaccaatatggacatccaggttccgctattggttattgaccgagaatagttctaggtcatgtctacatagttctcgaacccgtagggtccgcacgcttaacgttacgatgacagttatattatgagtttatgagttttgatgtaccgaaggagctcgaagtctcggatgagatcggggacatgacgaggagtctcgaaatggtcgagacgtaaagatcgatatattggacgactatattcggagttcggaaaggttccaagtgattcgggtatttttcggagtaccggagagttacgggcattcgccggggagaagtattgagccttattgggccatacaggaaagagagaggggctgcctagggcaggccgcgcgccccccaaggcctagtccgaattggactaggggcaggggccgcaccccctccttccttcccttctctcttccccttccttctctcctactcctactaggaaaggaggaatcctactcccggtgggagtaagactccccccttgggcgcgcctcctcctccttagccggccctccccttgctcctttatatacgggggcaggggggcaccctagaacacacaagttgatctacggatcgttctttagccatgtgcggtgcccccctccaccatattccacctcggtcatatcgtcgcggagtttaggcgaagccctgcgccggtagagcatcatcatcgtcaccacgccgtcgtgctgacggaactcatccccgaagctttgctggatcggagcccggggatcgtcatcgagctgaacgtgtgctgaactcggaggtgccgtacgttcggtacttggatcggtcggatcgtgaagacgtacgactacatcaaccgcgttgtcataacgcttccgattacggtctacgagggtacgtgacaacactctcccctctcgttgctatgccatcaccatgatcttgcgtgtacataggaattttttttgaaattattacgttcccaacatcaagatcgtgtcatatcaagaacagagagagagagatcaaacacatagttactagtacataccctcaggtccgagggtgaactactccctcctcgtcatggagagcaccgggatgatgaagatggccaccaatgaTGAATCcccccccccttcggcagggtgccggaacagggtccccattggtttttggtggctacggaggcttgcggcggcggaactcccgatctaggtttcttttcggggttttgtatttataggaatttttggcgtcggtttcacgtcagggggggtctctgAGTCAGCCACGaggagggggcgcgcctagggggtagggcgcgccctccaccctcgtggttggctcgggactcttctggcccgacactattgcttcgggggcttcttctggtccataaaaaatctccgtaaattgcttgtcaattggactccgtttggtattccttttctgtaaaactcaaagacaaggaaaaaacagaaacttgcactgggctctcggttaataggttagtcccaaaaatcatataaaatagcatgttaatgcatataaaacatccaagatggataatataatagcatggaacaataaaaaattatagatacgttggagacgtataaggccgcagtcaaattcgattcaacttaagtaggagaaacaaacacccgccagccacctttatgcaaaattagTTGGATGTTTGtctgtggaaccggtctcatgaacgtgatcATGTAAGGTTggtatgggccgcttcatccaacaataccgccgaatcaaaataagacattggtggtaagtagtatgacgatcaccgcacacaactctttgtgttctactcgtgcatatcatgtacgcataaacctggctttgatgccactgttgggaaacgtagcatgcaatttaaaaaaaaaattcctacgctcatgcaagatctatctaggagatgcatagcaatgagagagggggagtgtgtctacgtaccctcgtagaccgaaagcgaaaccgtttgacaacgcggttgatgtgtcGGACTTCTTCtcgctccgaccgatcaagcaccaaacaacGACATGTGACGACCCGAACCTGATAAGATTCGATGTCTCTGTGCTCATTGTGCTAGTCCCTAGATCAATAGCTAGCACACACAATACAAGATGTAATATAAAAATAAACCACATGTCATAGTATTACATCGTAGATCCAGTACTTAAATAATACACATACCTGCATAGCTCAAGCTAGCATACAAACAAAATGCAACAGAAAAGCAAATAAAATCTCCATGAAGTCCATCAATACCATATGGAAATGTCGAGTATAGGCATCGTAACCCTACATCGTATCACTCACTCGTCATATaaaatctgcaacatgaaacgttgcagccataaagggtcaatactttgaatgtattggcaagtcacACAGGGAAATGATATAAACAGACCTACTTCTATATGCAGGGTATATCAAGAGGATAATGTAGTGGTcgttttgcagaaagctaattttccCCTGATAACTACATAATATAACAGTCAAATTTTAATTATGTCTTGCTACAATTAAATACACATGGTTGAATTGGACAATCCAATTCCAACCCATCCCAATTATTAGGTTTCCTACTCAATTTTTTTATTAAGGTatcatctgtcaagatcatccaagaACTATAATGGCATAGTCGCTCAAatttgtccataatcggggacacgactaatcatgattagttttataCTCTGTAGAgttttgcacactttacccacaagactcAACCCGAAAGTTGAGACGAAGTCTTTTAGAAGTAGTCAGCTCCACCCACCGGGAGCCGGTACACCTACTCATATCTACAACTGCTAGCTTACCTGGGCGAggatcccacaacttactcaagtaAGCCAGAGCCCATTTAGCTAGTGGTTTCGCacggaagctactagtcactaagtctacCTGATCTTTTTGAGCGTGGGCGGCCGTCCACTTACATCCAGAGGGTATaaaccatgatgttcttgaaaccacccTTCAATACCAATTCCACCCAGAGGTGAAATAAAATCTACTCAATTTGATTATATTTATAATCCTCACATAAACTCAATGTATACACAAACCAAcctcgtctacaagcatagcaataCTATAACTACCACGATCTGCATTGACGGGTGATAGCTCAACAATATAGCAAAATAATATAGTAAccctatacatgcatatattcatagtgtgatataactacatgcatagaaaacaataggtaaaggatgatcaacatgtagcTTGCCTGTATGTTTGATGAAGTTTGTCGCACTCACAATTCCTGATAATTCTACTCGTCATGCTCCGAGCAATCTCTTGTTGATGAAAGAACTCAAATCAATAACCATGCCATATAGAAGAgccaaaagaacaaaaaaaatttgGCAAGGTTGAACAATAACAATACATATGGGCTCAATATTATAATATGGGTTTGGATGTGCTATAAGGTGACAGGGGAAAGGATCAACTCACAAGAGTTAATACAGAGAGAGATATTGCTATAAAAGCTTATGTTTGAGATAATATAGAACAAGGTCAAAAGTATTTGGAGAACAACATAGAAGTTGTTTGACATATTCATATGACATACAAATTCATTTGAAGAAAGAGTTAATCGAAAAGAAATACTACAACACAAGTTATAGCGAATGAGAGTTTGAATTAAAATTAAATTCAAACATGTCAAAAGTATTTGAATATGAATGTACATAGTATGTTTATCAATTATTTGATGCAATTGTCAATAGCCAAAAGGAATCAATTGAATATAATATACCGTTTACAAGATATATGGCCTTCGGAAGGTGGACTTCAAATTCAAACAAACTCAAATTTGAATAGTGCAAACATGTGAAAATTTGGTCTTGTCATATTCTCCTGGTCACTAGTTTATAggaaaaagaatcacctaattcgGATATTTAGAATAAAAGATATGGCTAACTGAAGTTTTGGTTGAAAatctaaaaataacaaaaataacaACAGAAAGCTCCTGATCTCAAAACCCTGTAACAGCTCTTGTAGCCTTGTCACGTGTCGGCGCCTGATTGGATGAAAACTCCTGCGTGCATGTGTGCTTACCAGAAGCAGGGGAAGCGGCGGCGGGTCGGGGATCGGTGACGGCGACTCTCCGGCGATCCTCCGGCGAGGGTGAAGGGGCGGGCGGATGCGGCTTTGAGCGGCGGAGGTAGCGGTGACCGAAACGACGACGGGGGTGTCCTGTGCGACGGCGATGAAGACGTGCACGACGGCTGCCCAGGAGCTTCGGCTCGGCAGCGGCTGGTTGCTCCGGTGTGCCCCTACGCGAGAGATAAGGTGAGGGAGAGAGAAGAGTTCAAGGAGAAGAGTACAGAGGGAAAGGGAGGCGCTAGAAACCTCGGTTGGCGACGAACTCGACGGGCTACAGAAGTTTCAGGCGGCAGACTCTGGCAAGATCGGCGAGCAAGAAATCGGCGCGGATCTGGAGCGGCGATGTTGGGAATCAGACAAGGGAATCGAGACGAGTCTCCCCGCGGCCACAGATCGGAGAGGGGGTTAGGGGAAAGCGCCAATCTCGCGTGGTCCGATCCAAGCCGTGGTGGCGTTGACGTGTGGGAGCTGGAGACCGACTTGGGGAGGAAGGCGATGGGTGGGCCAGGGCTGTCGGCGCCCccgaagaaagaaaaggaaaagagtGGGGCGCTGCCGCTGCTGGGCTTCAGCCCGCTTGACTTGCCGGGCTGCGCTGCTCGCTGACACGCGCGCGTGCGGCGGCTAGGACATGGGCCGCGGCTGTGGTTAGGATAGGTTAGGATTAGGTTTAGGGATTTCCTATTTTGTTTTATTTACAGAAATGATTTTGGCTTGGAAAATGATCCAAAACATTTTCTGCAAAGTACCAGCACATTTACAGAATATACATATACTAATATAGAAGATAGTGAAAAAAATTCCAGTCCAAAATACTTATATAGAATACATATAATATTATTATAAACTTTATTTTTGCCCTTATAAAATGTTCCATAAAATATTTTTGAACTCCTGAGAAAattcaaacaacatttaaaacatATCCAACTCATTAATATTGAAAGAGTCATATTACCTTCTCTCTTATGATTTTTGTTGTTGGAATTGTTTTAAATTGTAAGAATCCAACATGAGGAATGCTTGATCATATTCCAATTTAATTATTGAGGAAGTCATGTCATCCTCTCTCATTACTGAATTGGAACTATTCTGAATATCCTCAAACCCAAAATAAGATCCAAATGAAtgattgggaaagtccttttattccctctcgttTGTATATTCATTTTAACTCCAAATTTTAAATCCTAGTCAAATTTAGCAACACAACAAGTTTTGAATTACTCCTATTTAAAtaattaacattccaaaatttagaattttaggATGttacatggcacctccgagttttgcacacattcagctcgatgacgtccctcgaagtcTTGATCCgacagagtgtcgaggaagtagatgatttccattagcacaacggcatggtgacagtgatggtgaagtgatccacgcagggcctcgcctaagcactacgagaatatgatcggaggcgtaaactgtgaagGGGGGGCCGCACATGGCTAACTattgttgatgtgtgttctaggcgccctctCCCCACGTATatgtaggtgggagggggaggggaacaaccatggggcgccccaagtaggaggaatcctacttgggggcctagtCCAATTCGGCTCCCCTTACCATATTTtccggaggggaaggaaggaggagagaggagggaaggaagggggcggccgaatccctccccttccttctctcttctcctctttccttcctcctctggtTCGGACTatatggggggcgcagcagcccctgctggctgcgcgtttcccctcttggcccatatctttgccgggaggtgcccggaaccccttccggtgacccgatatgtacccggtaccctttgAAACACTcccagtgtccgaatactatcgtcctatatatcaatctttacctctcgaccatttcgagactcctcgtcatgtccgttgtctcatccgggactccaaacaactttcaattaccaaatcacataactcatgtgatacaaaatcatcatcgaacgttaagcgtgcggaccctacggttcgagagctatgtagacatgaccgagacacctatccggtcaataaccaataaccgaACGTcggtgctcatattggctcccacatattctacgaagatctttatcagttgaaccgttatgacaacatacgttatttcctttgtcatcggtatgttacttgcccgagattcgatcgtcggtatcttcatacctagttcaatatcgttaccgtcaagtctctttactcgttccataatacatcatcttgcaactgactcattagtcactttgcttgcaaggcttcttatgatgtgtatgtcGGGGAaagcgacacctatgggatcacgaggatcccttctacggttggcggggaggAGGAATGCACAAAGAGCAGGTCTGGTGATCagcatgaaggatttttacccaggttcgggccgctgaggagcgtaaaaccctagtcctgctttgagtgtgtatttagtgttcttgaaccCTTACTAGCCGCTATACGTGTCTGGTCCAAAAGTTTGAATCCTTCTCtagtacgccttgggcctccttttatacgtcaaaggggtcgccacagtggcacacaagaggtgtaaagtagctacagTATACATGCTTATCACTGACGTTGTAGGACATACACATTAAATGCGCCACTTACGTGCCCCTAACTTTATCGGGGACGATAATAGAGCCCatctcgtccgtcgccgcctcaCCTCGTCTTGACACGCATCCAggctgttgtggaattgtcacggcagatgtcctagtgtaaggacttagtcgcgaggccaacgcatctatgcggtagcttgagaggggttgatcgggatgagagacgcaaTACACAAGacgagggtttagacagcttcggggcccgggaaacatcatccggaatagccctacatgctgtttgtggctaggtctcattatgatcatgagggagtcgcctgtAAGCCGGctcattgtgtctagccctagagattgttgtttcttgttgcctctttggggagccctgcccctccttatataagttgaaggggcgggttacatgactagtcctagtaggattaggattactctattacaagtggaatcctagtcttgcttcctttgtaggagaatattccttatgtcttcctcttaagccggcccaccataacatgagccggccttctgggccttgggcctagtcttctatctgacccgccgtcgGGGTCATCCATGAGTcatcaggctcgtgagtcgtctgaccagtgagccgccagacccgtgagtcgccagtcctccggtgggtcatcggtgaagcgccaagcccggccgggtcatcCTTCCGGCCTGGTCAtaccatggggtatatccccgacattagcccccagtttaatttggatttatccatgttaaactgatcctgtaaaacaaacacaagaacaaatttgacagattgtgtttcgggtttaaaaattcttgtaagccggcacctgattatccttaagtccaatggtcatttccttcatctagaaaatctgggtcaataagctaggttcatactcaatttgctgatgttggtttctcacagaaaaatattgtgaagaataatccacttgagtcggcttccaaggcgccggcttaataaacatattggactcaagattcatctggtgatccgccggttttaaAAATGTAGAGGCTGGCGAGCAAAATTGTTGGCTTGTAAATATTGATAACACCGGGTCATAACTGCTGCTGATGCCGGGTTAATCTTATGATGATGCCGGGTCATAAACTTTGCAGATTTCtctgataataatataatacctgatttgctcaaaattgataatttgaagttattcctcccttatatgcatatcacctgtagcccccaagtgtcgggttgtcatgcttgcagtaacctgggacttgtaattaccTTATGCTCATAAAGATtttaaccagtgtagcccccaagggccgggtcattatgcaataatgagcagggactttgtaaatatcatcatgtaaacttgagcaacaacatgtagccctcaagggccggctcaataagatattactgagctgggactttgtatatgattcattgataataccatcaaatgatgtaatctccaccatggggcttgaacccacgtacacaaggttaagagctttgtactcgacCAATTGAATAATGGATCTTTCAAtgtaatggattaaggcttgtgtaccttgaatttttgacaggagcaattggtagcccccaagggccggctcatttaaaatgtgatgagtcgggtcttcaataaattgagcaaaaaatgactttgcattagcccccaagtgccatggtgcatgctggcagtgacatgggacttgtatattcgatgtaatctcaatttgaacaatgtagcccccaagtgccgggtcgtaagcctgcagcgactcgggactatttcctccattgtaaaataaatcatgcccattgataaaaataatagccgttgctctaaagcgactttgaaaacctcaatcataacactggttattgataatcacaatagaaatccagccatgttggctattcaagatttgaataatataatcctcattcaatatcatcatgaaaatccagccagttttggctattaaagatttgaatacctcattggttgacaagtaaatccagagtttaaataccTCGCGGCTCTTGGCTgatgacgacttaatgcgcattcattgtaagccggaatttttatgaCCCAGCTATTTATAGCATTTGAGAAAATCCAGCACGGATGATCATTCTGAAGCATCAATTTTAATGATGAGCTTGGACTTaaacatttatataagtcatagttctgcaaatcctgcacagagttttaaacaacatacgccctggcgacttaacgtcaaaagccagtgcggataaccacccaaatgtagtcttaccctgcacacaagtagatcacaagaacccttggcggtttgccgcagggcgggtcataatacctcaaatataaccactgtgatattgagtttgtactgccggtttacatgacctgtgtagtaagggtgataacccaatccttagaaaccaatgcttccacatagatgatgattgtcataagcgggcgacttatagtcaaaagtcaagcgggttaagcataaaacacttatatacatttgagatataatccaaaaAAAGGTCTGAAGTCAAATCCAAAATTGTTCGCAAAAAAGACTTAAAAAATTTAAGGcttctgattcgtatacgatcagaaaaccgttccaaaggggttgagctaagattcgaatacgatcatatagcccccagtggctttggcgttgccgatcaagagggtaccgacagctatgttctctttggttcgaataccacctatgtttgaacaggaatcccccaaatgaccttgagagttgtttaacgatgctgattcgaatacgatccacgtccgacccaaaagaggttaagctatgattcggatacgatcaagaagccccctagtgagtttggcagtgtgccgatcaaaagggtttcgacaactatgttctctttggttcgaatacgacctatgtttgaacaggaagcccccaagtgatcatcctGGTGCCTCacgccaatcaagagggtataagctatggttcgaatacaaccaagcccccaagtgatattatgaactgtgctcaaggggcacctatgtttgagctgtgct is drawn from Triticum dicoccoides isolate Atlit2015 ecotype Zavitan chromosome 6B, WEW_v2.0, whole genome shotgun sequence and contains these coding sequences:
- the LOC119321124 gene encoding uncharacterized protein LOC119321124 → MAEPSAALPVPTDAEREDTLDRILMRLAFANDACLVPLLVCVLPYSSTSMIIGKLAVEILNHINERRGPCPSRRTRACQRAAQPGKSSGLKPSSGSAPLFSFSFFGGADSPGPPIAFLPKSVSSSHTSTPPRLGSDHARLALSPNPLSDLWPRGDSSRFPCLIPNIAAPDPRRFLARRSCQSLPPETSVARRVRRQPRGTPEQPAAAEPKLLGSRRARLHRRRTGHPRRRFGHRYLRRSKPHPPAPSPSPEDRRRVAVTDPRPAAASPASEIARSMTSRIIRNCECDKLHQTYRFYMTSE